One Candidatus Nitronauta litoralis genomic window, GTTCCGCGGGGAATTCGCGAGGCGGCTCTCGCATTGGGTTCGACCCAGTTTGAAACAATTTTCCGGGTTGTTCTTCCGGCGGTGATGCCATCAATTTTAACCGGACTGATTCTCGCTATGGCCCGTGCTGCCGGAGAAGTTGCTCCCCTGATGATTACCGGGGTTGTCAAATTGGCACCGGCACTAGCGGTTGACTCTTTTTCTCCATTTCTCCATCTTGACCGGAAGTTCATGCATTTAGGTTTTCACATTTATGATGTCGGGTTTCAATCACCAAACGTCGATGCGGCCCGTCCCATGGTATACACAACTACATTTTTACTCTTGCTCATTGTATTACTCTTGAATAGCCTGGCGATTTCACTCCGTAATCGACTCAGGAAAAAATTGACCATCTCGGGCTTGTAAAGGCGAAATTATGGAACCGGCAAAAGCTATGAAAGGCGAAATTCGATCCTTCCTTTCCAAAAAAGGGAAAAATGACGGTAAACTACCGGACATGAGCCAAACAGATCATTTGGGCGAGAAATCGGAATCGAGTCGTGTCATGGTCAATATCGACCACGTAGATTTTTATTACGGCGAGAAACAGGCGTTGATGGATGTCTGCATGCAGATTCCTGAAGGTATGATTACCGCTTATATCGGGCCTTCGGGTTGCGGGAAATCAACCCTGCTGCGCTGTCTGAACCGAATGAACGATCTGGTTGATGGCGCCCGGCTTGAAGGCAAAGTGGAAATTGCTGGAGAGGACATCTACAATTCAAAACTGGAAGTCAGCGACCTGAGAAAACGGGTGGGAATGGTATTTCAGAAATCGAATCCTTTCCCAAAAAGTATTTATGAGAATATCGCTTACGGACCTCGTATTCATGGTGTCAAAAGAAAAGACGAGTTGGATGCGATAGTCGAAAAAAGTTTGAAGTCTGCGGCGTTGTGGGATGAAGTGAAGGATCGCCTGCCGGAAAGTGCATTGGGTATGTCTGGCGGCCAGCAGCAACGGCTTTGTATTGCTCGTGCAATAGCGGTTGAGCCGGAAGTGTTGCTGATGGATGAGCCCTGTTCAGCACTCGATCCTATTGCGACTGCAAAAATTGAAGATTTGATGGTAGGCTTGAAAGAACATTATACGATTGTCCTGGTGACCCATAACATGCAGCAGGCCGCAAGGGTTTCAGACCACACGGGCTTTCTGTTGATGGGCCGCCTGGTTGAGTTCGATCACACGCAATCCCTGTTCACCAATCCTGGACAGCAGGAAACGGAAGACTATATCACCGGCCGGTTTGGCTGAACCTGGAGCATAAAACCATGCCTCGTCATACCATACATATTGAAAATGCAATTCTGCAGCTCAAGAAGATGACGCATT contains:
- a CDS encoding phosphate ABC transporter ATP-binding protein — translated: MSQTDHLGEKSESSRVMVNIDHVDFYYGEKQALMDVCMQIPEGMITAYIGPSGCGKSTLLRCLNRMNDLVDGARLEGKVEIAGEDIYNSKLEVSDLRKRVGMVFQKSNPFPKSIYENIAYGPRIHGVKRKDELDAIVEKSLKSAALWDEVKDRLPESALGMSGGQQQRLCIARAIAVEPEVLLMDEPCSALDPIATAKIEDLMVGLKEHYTIVLVTHNMQQAARVSDHTGFLLMGRLVEFDHTQSLFTNPGQQETEDYITGRFG